In Flavobacterium praedii, the DNA window TGCTTCAATCATAGTGGCTTTTGCGGAAGCTTTATCTCCCATTCTGTCAATCATTTCTGGAGAAGCACCAATGAATTTTATGTTGTGTTCTTGGCAAATTTTAGAAAATTTAGCATTTTCTGAAAGAAACCCGTAACCTGGATGTATTGCATCTGCATTTGTAATTTCTGCAGCTGCAATAATATTAGACATCTTTAAATAAGATAAATTACTAGGAGGAGGTCCTATGCAAACAGCTTCGTCAGCAAATTTAACGTGTAAGCTTTCAGCATCTGCAGTAGAATAAACCGCTACTGTCTTGATACCCATCTCTCTACAAGTACGGATAACACGAAGCGCTATCTCTCCTCTATTGGCTATTAGTATTTTTTTAAACATATTTTTTAAAATTAGATAATTAGACGGTTTAGAGAATTAGACAAACCGATTATAGAAAAATGAAAAATAGATTCATAGTATAAGTGAAATTTATTTTCAAAAATGACAACTACATAAAACCTAAAACACTATTTCAGATTTAAAAACCTGAAATCTATAATCTGAAATCTATAATCTAAAATCTAAAATTAAGAAGGGTCTACTAAGAATAAAGGTTGGTCAAATTCAACAGGAGACATATCGTCTACTAATATTTTTACAATTTTACCAGATATTTCAGATTCAATTTCGTTGAATAATTTCATGGCTTCAATAACACAAAGAACATCTCCTTTTGCAATAGATTTACCAACTTCTACAAACATTGGTTTGTCTGGAGACGGTTTTCTATAAAAAGTACCAATGATTGGTGATTTTATTGTGATATAATGTGCGTTTTCTACAACAGCAACTTCTGGAGTAGCTGCAACTGGAGCAATTTGTTGTGGAGCAGCAGCTTGTGGAAGTGCATTTTGAGAAGGTAGCTGTTGAACATATGTTGTTTCGGTTACACTTCCTTCTAAAGTAGTTCTGATGGTGATTTTAACATCATCCATTTCTAATTTAACTTCTGCAACACCTGAATTTGCTACAAATTTGATTAGATTTTGAATTTCTTTTAAATCCATAATTATTTCTTTTTAGTTTAATTTATTTTTTATCGTAGGCCCAAGTTAAGTAAATAGATCCCCAAGTAAAGCCACCACCAAAAGCGGCAAAGATTATGGTATCTCCTTTTTTGAAAAGGTGTTCAAAATCATAAAGTACTAGTGGTAAAGTTGCTGATGTTGTGTTTCCGTATTTTTCAATATTCATCAATACTTTGGCATCCTCTAAGTTCATTCTGTGCGCTGTTGCATCAATAATACGCTTATTTGCTTGGTGTGGAACTAACCAATTGACATCTTCATTGGTTAAATTATTTCTTTTGAGAATTAATTCGCTAGCATCGGCCATATTGGTAACTGCATATTTAAAAACGGTTTTTCCGTCTTGTATAATATTATGCATATTGTCATTTACAGTGTCTAAGCTCGTTGGAAGTAGTGAACCTCCAGCTGGAATTTTCAAGAAATCACGACCTACGCCATCGCTTCTTAAATATTCATCT includes these proteins:
- the accB gene encoding acetyl-CoA carboxylase biotin carboxyl carrier protein encodes the protein MDLKEIQNLIKFVANSGVAEVKLEMDDVKITIRTTLEGSVTETTYVQQLPSQNALPQAAAPQQIAPVAATPEVAVVENAHYITIKSPIIGTFYRKPSPDKPMFVEVGKSIAKGDVLCVIEAMKLFNEIESEISGKIVKILVDDMSPVEFDQPLFLVDPS